The genome window GGGCTTGCTCCGCGTCCTGACTATGCGGTGGTACACGTTCAGACATTGCCTACCTCAATACCGGCCGGTCGTCAGAATATATGACCCAAGAGTCGCATCATAGTAACACTCATTGACGGCGAGGTAGTCGTGGTTATCCTCAATCTGGATTTCCGCATTGTCAGAAATGTCCTCCAAGTATCTTTTCAAATCTCCAACAGTCATATCATCCTCTCGTTTTTCCAGAGGCCGGGGTGTTGCTCCCCGACCCCTGTTTGCGGGCACCATGATAGGAAAGGAGGGAAATGAAGTTTTACTCAAACAGTCCCGCATTGATCTCTCTCCGTTCCTCGAACGGACCGTCAAACTCGTTCCACATATCGCACCACCTGATAGGTTATGTTTTTATCTTTCCACGAGGCCACGACAAGGCCACAAGCCGGAGTTTGAGTATCAATCGTGATGGTCGAATGGCCTTTCAGTTTTTTGACTTCATTCTCAAGATGGGCTGAATAGAACATGAATGCGATAACCAACCCCAAGAGAGAGAGAATAACTGCCGTTTCCATAGTGCCTCCTATTTGTACTCCAAGCATTGCATCAGCCGACGGGCAAGCATCCGGGCCTGACGTTTGGTAAGTTCAAAGGCTATCCCATTACGGTCTTCCTCTGGGAATATACCTACTCATTCATGAATTACTCCTTTCGGTTTCGGTTCATTTATCCAAGCGATCCGCCGTCCGTGGCGGTCTGGCTCCTGCCTCTCGCTTGGTCGGTTATCACAGCGGCAGTTCCGGGCCGGGGTCGCCGTCATCCTCCGGCTGTCCCACGGCCACCAGTTGCTTGTTGACCTCGTTGATCGCGTCCTGCAAGGCATCGGCCTTCCAGAGTTTGATTCGCCCGACCGGGTAATGAGCCACAATGTCCGCGCCGAGAACGTCGGCATTGGACTCCAGTAGGTCGGTCAATTCCTTCCGTAGAGCCTCGGCGTCGGGGGCTTTCTTCTCCGGCTCCGGTTTCTTCCCGCCATTGCCGTTCTTGACCTTCAGTTCATCGGCCAACTTGTCGGACTTGCTCTGCGGCGGTTCCGCATCGTCTTGGACAACCTCAAACTCCGTTTCCTTTGCCCCCTCCGTAACCATCGGCATATTTTGGGGTTCGCCTACCATTGCGGCATTATCCAATGCCACCGCCTTCATCATCCGAGGGGACGACCGAGAGAATTTCATCAGGCGCCGGACGGGGGCCTTCCGATACATTTCCTCCGGCCAGTTCTTCCACGCATCGCCGTTTTTCGCCTGAGATACCGCCCGAACCTTGTCCAGTTCCTTCCGGGTCATGTATATCCACTGGACTTCGCCGTCGCTGTACTTGATAACGGCATAGGCTCCGGTCAGGATGTCCAGCGTCCGGTCGATTTCGTAGTTTGGGATATGGACGAGCTTGGGATTGGCGCCGAGTTCGTGGTGGAATTTGTCGCCCTTATAGACCAGTTCGGCCCAAATCTTGACTACCTTGGGAATCTGATACGCCAGAGCGATATACCCTTTGTAGTCGGGCATCACCTTACATTCCGTCCCGTAGGGAATCAGATAGGCATGGTTGTCCGGCGTGTTCGGGAACAGGCCAAGGTCGGAGCAGTGGTTGATCGACATGATGATTGATTCTTCGCTACATTTCAGGAGTTTCGGTTCTTTCCTGAAAGCGTTCAGGGCGACATACATGAGCATCTTCGCCTTAACCGGGTCGCCCAACATCGTCTCAAACCGGGGGATGAGGGCGCGGAATCTCCGTTCCAAGTAGGACATTTTCTCAGCCGGTTGCATCGACCCGTAGGAAACGTCTTTGCGTACCGCCGGCACATTGGTTTTTTCTTCGGCCATGATCTATTCCTCGTCCAGTTTCGCCAGGAACCGACGGCTCCCGACTTTGATGGTGGTATGAGACCCCAAATGGTCTTCAAGAATCGCCCTGAAAACGGGGTCAATACTTTGGTTTGCCATGATTTCTTCGACCGCGCCCTTAAAGTCGATAGTAATACCGTCCTTCGACTTCTTGAAGCTCACGTTCTTCCACGGACCCGCCAGAACCGAAGCGTCGCCCATGAAAGAGACGATGTGGTTCCGGGCCTCCTGCTGTTTTTCTTCGCCGAGCTTGATGATCTTTCTCTGCCGGTCGTACTCGAATACCCAGTCCTTGACCTCTCCGGTGGCCTCAACGGTCGCCCCAGTATCTTCCGGGTACATTTCGGCCAGCATCTTTGTCGCCGAATCCGAACCGTCCGGGTCGGGGGGAACCTGCGGGACAACGTGTTCCGTCCAGAACCGAATCCCCATCTCCGTGATCGCCTCGATCAATTCCTTGTTGGCCTGTACCTCATAGACCCGGAACTTGTTGCCGCCGATCAGGACAGCGACATGGGCCATCGGCAGGCCGGTCACGTTCAGGTAGTGCTGGACTTGGAACAGGTACTCCGTCGGGATGTTATCCGTCCATTCATCCCCGAACTCCGTCCGGGCGTATTCGCTGGCCGTCTTGATCTCCAAGACTCCAAAAGGAATCATTGGGTTGCCGTTCTGCCGGTGAACCAGCAGGCCGTCCAGATGGGCGATCAGGAAGTCGTGCTTGGGGTGTTGGAAAAAGACCGTCGGCTGGACATTGGCGTCGGCGCCGTACCGATCTTTGAGCAGGTCGATATACCGATCTCTGACGACCGGCTCCAACTTGGTGCCCCAGTACATTGCCTCTGTTTCTTCGGTCGTGACCAGACCGACCTTTTCCCGCCAGACCTGTAAAGCTGACTTGAACCGGCTTTTGCCGCAGATGGCGGCGATGTCGGTTCCGCCAAGTCCGGCCTTCCGTTCTTCCTGAAACTTTTCATCCTGCGTCATTACTTGCCTCCGCCACTCTTTCCAAGCGGCATTTCAGCTTGGTCCAGATGAGCCAACCCCGTCACAGCCTTTCTCATGTGCTGTTTGACCTTGATTATGGCCGACTCCATAGCCGGACCGCCACCCTCCGGGAACGTGATCTTGACGTGGACGAGAATTTCGTCATCCCCTATCGGAAGGGTCTCGTCGTAGGTCTTGATCCGAGTGTCTTTTTCTCTGATAGTCATGGCATTGCCTCCGTCTTTAATTTTTGATTCCGGCCATCGCCCAAGCCGTGAGACTGACGGCCGGAACCGTTCGCCAGCAGTCGCGCTACTGGCTATTTCTTGACTCATCTTCGTCTTCGGTTGCCAATGCCAAAATCAGGCAATTCGGAAAGTCTGGCGATTCAAAGGCGTTTACCCTATCTCCCTTCTTGATCTTCTGATCGTCTGTCCAGACTTTCGGCAACCCAATGGCGAAACTCTCCTTGTTTTTCTTGCCTCTCGTGCCGACTACGTGCCGGCCAACCCTGAACATATTCTTTTTTGTCTCCATGCCTTAATCTACGCAGGGCATAACTAAAATGCAAGGATTATTTTATTTTTATGCAAAATAAACTTTAGGTAATGGGCACGCCGTTCGCTATTCATTTATAGGCCCCTGCCAGCCCTTACAGTCGATTTCCCCGGTTTGACGGCTCCGTATCCTACCCTGCCCCTGATCGTCAAGCCACGGGCCTGCCAGAGCCATAGTTTTTTCCCTTGCCCCGATATTTGAACTCTGCCATCTTCCCGGCAGAACTCAAACAAGGAGATTATCCAATGCTGAAGAAGATCACGCGGGCACGGGCCTATTCCCTTGCCGAAACCCACCAGCCGATTGCTTGGCAGGGGTTCCGGTCGTACTGGGACTGGCCGGCGGAAATCAACCTCGAAGGGAACCCGAACTTTCTGGCCCTCGACCAGATAACCAAGGGGCCGGTCGCTTACTACTGGTGCCGGACAGACGGAACCGACTATTACTACATTGGTTACGCTTTCTACCACAACGTCGATTGGGCGAACTTCCCCGGTAATATCGTGCCCGGCGAAGTCCACCGGCATGACCTGGAAGGGGTGCTCTGCCGGGTGCCGTACTATCTGCCTCACTGCAAGCCGAAAGAGGGATACGAGGTTATTACCGTATGCCATCATCAGTTAGACCACTTCAGGTATTCTGAAGGACATCGACCTTACGTTTCTATTGAGTACGGGGGACACGGCATAAGACCCTGCACGATGCCGTACTATCAGGCCACAAAGACAGAAAATGGACTGGGGATAACTGACTGGCGCCTCCTGCCCTTCGACCCGATCATGGCCGATGCCAAGCGCCGGGAAATCATCAGGCAGAACTTCAATAACTCCGGGGTCAATCTGCCGGATCAATGGAGTTCCAACGGGCAGTACAAGGGTCTGTTTTGGTCGAAACCGGACGAACTGTTCAAGGAGATGATGAAATGAGTAAAAGATTTGTGAACGAGAACCCGCCAAAGACCGTTGGGTCTCTCTGTGCGGCGTTCAACGATGCGGATGGGAGTTACGGCGAAACGGTCAATGCCTATATGATTGACGCCATATCAGAAGATGAGATTGTTGAGGAATACGTAGCAAACGTCAGGCAGGCAGGTCGCCAATTTCAAATCACCCTTTACCTTGGCGGGAGGCCAATACTTGCCATCTTCGCACCCGCTCAAAAGCCGGTCATCGGGTCAATCGGAGGATAATAAAAAGGCCGGGGTGGGATGCCCCGACCTACCTCAAACAAGGACGTAGGATGAAACCTGCACCCCCAAGATCGCCAATCCTCAAACCAATGTCAAATAAAAAAGGCCCCGGCGAGGGAGCGCCGGAGCCACTGGCAAGGAGGTTATGAAACGAGCAACAGCAGTCCCCTCATAGCCGGGGAGAGAAATCTATCCCTGCGTACACGTACCATATGTCATTGACTGCCATCGGCGTATAGTCGCACCCCACCAAAAGTCGTATCGTCTTGTAGGCCGTCGCCCCGACCTCAAACTTGGTCACGGCGACCTTCACGTCCTTCCCCTCGTCGATCATGTATTTCAGGCCCATGCCCGCGTTAATCTCGATCTCGGTAAATGGCACCTTCTGGCCGACCGCCGGCGCATTGATCGCCTTCCTCATCATTAAAAAGCTGGTCATACCTTGGCCGGATTGACTTTCGGACCCGAACTGGTTGTCGTAGAAAATGACCTCGCGGGTAAAGAACTCGTAGTCCTTGGACTCGTTGGTTGCCAATGGGATATTCGCCCCGCCAAAGGCCGCAAAGACCGGCTTCCCGGCATTACCCACTTTGACCCCGCCGCCGAAGATCGGGTACAGGTCAGCCGCCCAAGTGGTACTGACCAGAAAGATCACCAGAAATGACAGCAAAAACAATCGTTTCACTTTGAACCTCCAATCTTTGTTTCGTCAACCTTGTGGTCGCCGCACCAGTCATCCTCGAAAACAGCCGGATACCCACTCATGGTCGGGGCATGACGACGGCAACGACCAACCACTTTCATCCCCGGCGGCGTTGGTTTCATCACCGCCCACATACACGTTTTGCAACGCATACCTTCCGAACGATGAATCCACGGGTCATTCGTTGGGACCGTTTCGTCGTTCACTTTGAACCTCCATTCGGTTGAGTCGGGGGTGTCCCGACCTTATGTGCAATTTGTTTCACTCCCGCCCATCCGCCTGCCGCAAGCAGGAAGCAGGCCAGAGAACCGGCGATAATCGGTTTCACCTGCGGAGCATATGTCAGGATATTCAGAATGATTGCCAATCCCCCGTTGACCGCGTAAATCCATTTCCCCGATACCTTGAACGTGTCCTTGACAAACGCGGTCAGCATGACAATCACCGTCACCAGACCCGTTATCGTGGCCCAATCCAGATTCAGGATTCGCCCCAGAAATGAAAGATCGTCCATATCAAACCTCCATCGGCCGCCAATATCGGCCGGTTAAAATTCCCTGTCAATCCAAAAACGGGTCAACAAACCCGACCAAATCCTTCCGGTATCCAATCGGCTTCACCCGCACACAGGCGTTCTTCACCGCCGCAATCTCGAAACTGGTCGTGTCCGAACCCCCGTTGCAGGCCCCGATACACAGGCCATCCCCGATGTAGAACATGACGTGGGAAACGTCCGACGGCTTGCCGTAGAACACCAGACAGCCCGCAGATGGGGTCAGCGCCTTCTTGAACCGGGCATACAGGGCATCGGTATTCTCCGCCGGACTCGACGGCATCCGGCCCACTGCCGATAGAATGTGCTGGACAAACCCGGAACAGTCCAGTCCCCCATTGACCGTCTTGCCGCCCCAGATGTAGGGTGTCCCGTACAACGCCCACGCGATCTTCTCCGCAATCTCAATCAGCCTGTCCATGTCTCACCCCTCTTAGAATTTGACCTTTTGGAACGAAACGGAAGTCGTGTCCGGCACGAATATCTTCTTGAATATCTGCCCCGTCCATCCGCCATAAGAGAACTGCACCGAGTACCACAGGGTGTCTTTGGCCGGATCGGTAATAAACAACTTGTCCGAGGCTGGGACATTTACCCACCACAACCCGGTAGTGTCGGTTTCCGCTTCATACTTGATCGGAATGACCAAATTGCTATCGGCATCCCTGAATATCCGGTCTTCCGACAATGAGAATCTGACCTTGACCCCCTTCACCCCCGTGCCAGCAATCCGAAGGACATATCCGGTAACGGTTGTCATAAACGTGTCTGTCGTGATCGCCGGGGCTCCTATTTTATGTCCCTGCATTGAATCCGTGTACGCCGTCACGCCCGTCGGGATCATCACCGTGTCGGTAATCGGCCAAATGTAGTCAATCGGCCCGTAAGCCTGAAGAGTATAAATATCACCTTCTTGCACCGTAGCTGAAATGTAGCCGGATGAGTTAGTCGATGCTGTCCCAACAGTAACGCCGCCGGGGTTTATCAGGCTGATTGCTGTCCCCTGGATATGAGTTCCGTTCCCGGTGTCGGCCGCATAGTAGGACAGGCTCACCGTCCCATTATCATCAATACCGCTAGCGACAGAGACGATTTCCGTCCCAGCTACCCAGTTCCCGCCCGTTGTGTAGAGAATCCGCTGAATCCAGACGTGGGTGCCGGAGAAATCGACGATCCCCCCGGTGATAGTCGTATCGACGGAGTTGGTGCTTGTCCAAACCCCCACCGTATCGTCCAGACCGGCAAAGGAATGAATCAGGACAACAGAGTCGGCTGTCACGTTCCCAAAGACGTATCGGTAACTGCCCATCGACGGCGCGGCCAAAAGGCAGGCCACCATCAAGACTAAAATCAAACGCTTCATTTTAGGTGTCCTCCTTTGACGTGGACGTTCTTGAGATTCGACGGCTTGGTTGTTGGTGTCACCGGGTTGGTCATGGTCAGGGTCACGGTTGCCGCCTGCGGAGTATTTGTGGCCCCCGTCGCATAGATAACGACATGGCCGATGTAGGTCCCGGCCGTCAAGCCGGTCGTACTGATCGACAGGGTGACTGTCGAGGGCGCCGTTCCGGATGCTGGCAGGGCCGTTAGCCATGCCCCATCCACAACTAGCGTCCACGGCATCGTTCCGCCACCGATGTTATTTACCCCAATTGTCTG of Candidatus Micrarchaeia archaeon contains these proteins:
- a CDS encoding recombinase RecT, encoding MAEEKTNVPAVRKDVSYGSMQPAEKMSYLERRFRALIPRFETMLGDPVKAKMLMYVALNAFRKEPKLLKCSEESIIMSINHCSDLGLFPNTPDNHAYLIPYGTECKVMPDYKGYIALAYQIPKVVKIWAELVYKGDKFHHELGANPKLVHIPNYEIDRTLDILTGAYAVIKYSDGEVQWIYMTRKELDKVRAVSQAKNGDAWKNWPEEMYRKAPVRRLMKFSRSSPRMMKAVALDNAAMVGEPQNMPMVTEGAKETEFEVVQDDAEPPQSKSDKLADELKVKNGNGGKKPEPEKKAPDAEALRKELTDLLESNADVLGADIVAHYPVGRIKLWKADALQDAINEVNKQLVAVGQPEDDGDPGPELPL
- a CDS encoding YqaJ viral recombinase family protein — its product is MTQDEKFQEERKAGLGGTDIAAICGKSRFKSALQVWREKVGLVTTEETEAMYWGTKLEPVVRDRYIDLLKDRYGADANVQPTVFFQHPKHDFLIAHLDGLLVHRQNGNPMIPFGVLEIKTASEYARTEFGDEWTDNIPTEYLFQVQHYLNVTGLPMAHVAVLIGGNKFRVYEVQANKELIEAITEMGIRFWTEHVVPQVPPDPDGSDSATKMLAEMYPEDTGATVEATGEVKDWVFEYDRQRKIIKLGEEKQQEARNHIVSFMGDASVLAGPWKNVSFKKSKDGITIDFKGAVEEIMANQSIDPVFRAILEDHLGSHTTIKVGSRRFLAKLDEE
- a CDS encoding NlpC/P60 family protein; its protein translation is MDRLIEIAEKIAWALYGTPYIWGGKTVNGGLDCSGFVQHILSAVGRMPSSPAENTDALYARFKKALTPSAGCLVFYGKPSDVSHVMFYIGDGLCIGACNGGSDTTSFEIAAVKNACVRVKPIGYRKDLVGFVDPFLD